The genome window tgatgtCTGCATTGCATGTGACCTATTAAGTTCCGATCGAGGCGTATTttatactatatgtacatatacacatttaattaCTTACCTAATTGGCATTAATATCGTTtacattatttcaaattaatgtcAAAACCAATACTACATACGCAcgtatgcatgtatttatacatatgtgtggAAGAAGCTAAAgcgaaatgcaaataaacaagTACAAGGCTAAAGATACTACAGTTCAcggacacagacacacatacccacacacacacacacacacacacacacttgcatttcgtatttttttcgattttctttATACATCTGTAAAAAAGACagttaatcattatttaaaaaaacgaaCTAAGAGCGgatattatatttcattacattacatttaaattaaatttccgtTACTTTAAATATGCTACTAAGAAGCGACTGCTGGCGCCATCTAGCGGATTTGCATAAACTTAACGAAGCTTGAACGAATGTTGCATTCAtcgcaaataaaaatagctgCATATATCGATATACTGTATAAACACCacgcactgttgccaacttagctattttatggctagctctggctattttcagggCTCGATTAATagaacaatataaaaatttcgaatattaaaatatggccattttcaatatatattcagaTGCGTTTTGTTATTAGTATtcttccagccagaaacagcaaAATTTTTCAGCTAAAAAGTTGGCACTACTGAGACCACGATAGTTTGATTACTGTTGTATCTTGATTAATCCAAAATACTCACTGAAATATAATCACATTATATCGATAGCTTGCgatattttgtatatgtagcacatatttgtatatttacaatattaatatgtgataaaattaataaacgtTATGACTGACGGTTTTTTTCTGTGATTTCTTTAGCCCTAAAatgcttatcgataaattCGATGCGTCATATTTTCTGTATCGATGagcgatatttttaaaaatagtatcAACAATCACAGTAAGTATATCGCCATTTTAAGGCACGCCGAAGAGAGAGATTcgcatttttgatttatattaattgaatgAAATCGAAATGGTAAGCAAATGTGATGAAACAAAATGCTGCAAGTTATTATGTACGCTGTGTTCATGAAGAATTCGTTATGCTACAGCTGAAATCGATGAATTTGCTGCAATTGCTGGGCATATCGGCTCTGTTAATTCTTGGGCCAACAATTCCGCCTGTCAACGGCTATGACAAAGAGATGACGGTTTATGTGGATGCCGGCAAGAAGGAGTGTCTATATCACAATGTCAAGGTTGGAGAGATAATAGACTTTGAGTATCAGGTGATCGATGGCGGACACGGTGATCTGGACATTAGTTTCTCGCTGCTGGATCCCATTGGTCTGATCATTGTTAGCGACTACAAGAAACCGGAGAATATGCACCAGCATGAGGTGTTAAAGGAGGGCGATTATCGTTTCTGCTTTGACAATAGCTTCAGCATGTTTAATCGCAAGACGGTCTTCTTTGAGCTGATTGTGGAGCGTGAGGGGGATCCCAATCATGGTGATCAGCAGTGGAAGGAGGTCGATGAGTTGACGGGCCTAACTCCCGAGGAATTTTACGATATGAAGGTGCAGGATATTATGGACTTTATTGGGCGCATACGAATGCAATTGACCAAGGTCAGACAGCTGCAGGATCTGTTGCGTTCCCATGAGGCAAGGGATCGCAATCTGGCCGAGGCCAACTTCCAGAAGGTCAACAATTGGTCAATGCTTCAAGTCAGTGCCATGATCGGAGTTGGCCTCATCCAAGTCTTTATGCTGCGCAGCATCTTCGAAACTCGCGGACGCATGCATCACTTTTGGAGCAAATTGGGCATTTGATGAGGCATTGATCgattcatcatcatcatcatcatcattgtcattATCATTGTCATTGTAGCATTTACCAAAGATGTTGTTTGCATTCTCATTCGActgcaaattgttaaatattgtcACAAGCTCCTTATCAGTGTCAACAATATAGTTACTAGCTCTAATTAGTTGCGTGTATGTTCTCACCCAACTCCTCCCcccgtctgtgtgtgtgtgtgtgtctgtatgtgtgtctgcatttatgtattatacaaaaatgaaataaaagcaattgtaATTTAAGCATTATATTCAGGTTGCTCCAAtgatatttatcaaataaagtgttgatttaaagtaatattgctactattattaatttacttattttcagCAATTAATTGAACTCCAATTGGAATTGGTTTTCACTTTTGCAGcactttttaaagaaaattgtgGTAATAAGATTCAATTTTCATACCCATTATTTCCCAGCGTACAAGGGTATATTCGTATTCCTTGCAATTATTCgcatatttcattttgcaaataaagtaaaaataacttgttttttgcccctaattttattactatttttcgatttaaataaacaaattatggcATAATTTGTatctgcaatttttttttaaatgtcacggaataacttttattttcaatttttgtaatgttaatttatattatcaaaattgaaaataaaatacaaatttaataaaaaaaaaaaataaaaattgaatgctaATATCTTTTGAGCCAAGTGGTGTATTTccaaaatctataaatatagaCCATACATCACATGTCCTTATAGGCCACATATAcccatatcttaaaaattattaacatgaaagttgaaatttaatagGCATTTTATAACTTTATGCTAAGATTGAAGcataaaagttgaaattaattttttgatataaattgaaaataaaaatgtatcctGTTTCCTGGATACTCCATCTAAAAATAGTATATTTCAGATTTTTGCCATCCTTCAAATAATGGTTTTcgaattcaattgatttaaacTGATCTCTTTTATGCGATAGCTGGTATATTGAAATTGAGTAACGGGTACTTTGAAGTCGGTGACATGATTACTTCTTCCTGCAGTTGGGCCTCCTTACTGATTCACAGAATATTttggtgttgctgttctttaaatttcataaattattcaCTGATGGGCACATCAAATTACACATTTCCATTTGAGGAGttttctttcatttaatttactaaaaaaaaaaacagatgcATATTATTACTAGGCAtggtatttattgaaattcccGCTTCCGATGAGGGgcagttatttattattgttttgtggAGATGTTGTTGACTGCTCCAcacgtagttgttgttgttgttgttgttgccacttccCGCCACCTCGTCTACGTCTTAAACTGAACCGAACCGAGCTTAGGCTTAGGCAGCCTGGTTTAGACGCTTCTGACGCTCTAGAAGACGACGCTCACGTTCGAATTCCTTCATGCGCAGCACGTAATCCTCATATTCGCAGGTGAGATATTCGTGCTTCTGGTGCGCACACTGATAGACAAACGGGAACTTGTCGGAGCGGCAGGAGTGATAGGCGAGGAGCTTGTGGGCGCAGTAGTCGCGATCCTCGAGTGGCAGCTTGGCCGATTCCATCTCCTCCAGGGTGGCAATCATGACGCGTTCCTTGCGCGTCTCAAAGCCCAGCATGGGATCAAAGCTGGGCACTACGTCCGGCCCTGGCATTACATCTGGCTTCATATAATGTGTCAGAGCGTTACCCATTCTCTGCGTGtggtaatatatttattaaatacccatttaaagcaatcaaaataacaaatgtaaattacgtaaaatgtttttcgttggttgttgctgctgcgccgCTGCTGTCAgttcagctgttgttgttgtaggctGCCTTGACAGCTGCTCCAGGGCAGGGCTGCAGTAACAGAAATTAATATCGATTACACTTATTTGAAATTCTGTGTTCGATTTCACTAATTCGGTGCCACAATTATTGAAGCATTTAAGCCGTTgtaatcaaaaacaaataacgcAACTTTAGGccggttttttcaaaatcagaTTTTTAcgtaaagtatatataaattaatgtaaaatttgaaaacacaTCTTTGATTATATGTAAGGATACATTGAAAAAACGAACCAATATTACAGGGCCTATAACTATTTAAAGTATATTGCAGGGCTGCATGAATATCGATGCTTTAACCATGTGTGATATATCGATTCTACGACAATCGATAAGGGTTTGGtgactaaattttaaatctcaagttctTACTTTTCATCAACTTttaatatcataattagtataaaacaacactttaccatttaacaatttttttttaaatgtatttgttataCCGGTATATACTGATACGTTCTGGTAGGTCTaaactccatataaaaatttcgGTGCCGTGAAGAGAGGACgaagaattttatttgattttttgttataagtagaaaattaaaagtaataaaaatttttcgatttccattatatatttatttttataattttcaaattggatGCTTTAAGCCAAATAAAGTTCATTACGAATTCATCGATGATAATACTGTCATTGTTTTTGCAGCCCTTTCGATGTCGGCAATGTGGATTATACTATCGATATCATCGATTACTGCATGCAATGCTATCGAAATGAACGGCAGGTCCTGTTGCAGTTCATCGATAAGTTTATGGCTCGCAAAGACAGTGGTGCAATCATACAACAAGAAATATGCATTAAGTTCGCCAGTAGAATAGTTAATTCTtagttattttgtaaatttttgtgcAATAAACATTAGTCAAAACGAAAACTGGCAAGCATTAAGTTATTAATTGATAATTGCTCTGTCGCACGCGCGCGCCAACgacaaagcaaaagaaaaagtgTCTGTCGTCGATACTAACGGTATCACTACAACGGCCCCCgcattttttacatatatataggatatatctatatatatatatacatatagagaaagctatatgtatatgtaagcgcatacaataaaaaatcgaTTTGGAGGCAAAGCCAAGGCATTTGGAAAAGCTATGGTTGGATTATTGAATCCAATGAAATATGGCGATCATTTTTATGAATTGTACACGAGCAATACACGCAGGTAATGTAAATAAGCACGGTGGCGGTGGCAGCGGCGCCGACAGCGGCATCAGCGACAACGCATTGGGGTTGAAAAATCGATCGATTGTCGTTAAAATGTATGTAGGTCTTCAACCCCTCGTTGccgttgtttgctgtttgcgGCCGGGGTTGAAATTGGCGCTCGCATTTCGCACGACAAGTGGGCAGCACCCTGACAACAGCTGATCGATAACAGCTGTCTAACAACTGACACAGAGAGATAgcaatagagagagagagagagagagcgctgCCAATCGGACTGCCGCCGCGACCTgcattaatttgtttgttgttaaatcgatatttgaatattatgcGTATTTAATACAGTTGAtcaatataaatcaatttcctaaacttggttttttgtaattaactcttttataattttataatttataattgtgaaaatataaaattaagtatagttgttttccatttgtttttgttgacacAACATttacttgaccaactgtaagtgcataaaaaaattgaaatagcaTTTACATGGCGCGTTTAATCGATAATTGTAACTTATTCatcctctttctctctctctgaacAGAAAGTTGCAAAATGAGCGTAAGGCGCTCACGAAACGCAAGAGCCGCAAGGAGAAATCGGCAGCAGCGATGGCAGCCGCCGCAGCGGTCGCAGTGCTGGAGGGGAATGCTGGCGGTGCAGCGGGTGGCATTGTAAATCCCATGGATCCGCCGCTGGTCAAGGATCAATTGCTGTTTATGCCCGCATTTCCGGTGGCGCACATTGAACTTGATCCGAATGCATCCAAATTTGCGGTATTCTCGGCCATACGCTCCACAGTGCTGGAGGCGGAGACACGCTTTGCCCTGTTCCACGAGGGCAACGGACATGGCGCATTGGCTGCGTCGGCGCTTAAGAAATGGAGTGGGAATATGGGCTCATCCTGTTGCCTGGTCTGTGCTGGCAGCTGCATGGTCAGCAATCTGGTTGATTGCTCCTGTCACGCACCACTTGCTGTTGTCGGCGCTgccggtggtggtggtggtggtgtcgGCGGTGGTGCTGCTGGAGCAGCTGGTGCCGCtggtggtgttgctgctggtggtggtgctgctggtggAGCTGCTGCCggcgctgcagcagctgctgataAACGTGCAACAAATAGCGCCAATAGCGATGCCGATTCCGATACGGATGAGCCCGAGGAGCGTGAACCCGTGTATGCCACAGTGCCACTCATTGTTGGCGCCGGTCTGCGCAGTCTCTTTGAGCTGATTGCCGACGCCCGTCACATTCAGCCGCTGCTCTGCACGAAAGCATTGAAGGCACTGCTCGATGTTATACAGGGACAACAGCCGGAATCGTTTAAACTAGAACCGGAAGATCTTATCAATCCACTGTACGATCTATTGCTTGATCTGGCCACAATGCCGGCTGCCATCACTTCCAGCACCGGCGCCGAGGCCAACTGGTCAGCCATGGCCTGTGCCGCACTCCTCGGACTCTGCATTGCACGCGGCGACACCGGCAAAATGCTAAAGGCCATTGCAGCCATGTTAATGTCACCCCGACAACTCTCGGCCCAGATTGTACAACTGCCGGCGGTGTTGGCGGCACTGCAACACACCGTGGTCAGTGCGGCACTGAATAAACCAACTCGTCCAGATTTTTATAGTCACGGCGTTCCACACAACTCACTGATTGATGAGGTGAGTAGCGGAGAATTCAAGAATTCCAGAATTCCTGACTAAATTGTATCACAATGTCGCCTTCTTAACCGTCGAGACCAAGGTGACGTATTCCGATTTAGTGAGTTTCATAAATCTGTTCTCAGTTCAGTTCTTAGATCTGTTCTCACTGCCCTGATTGTTCAATGTCCAAAGActgtatttttatgaattttgagATGCTTATGGAAAATCCACCTCCTTTAAATGCTTTCCACAAATTCCTCTATTGTAATCGTGTTTTCTTCCTTTAGCTGACTTTTGATTTCGTCTGttgctttaagtttttatCCGTCACAAAAGAAAAGTATTGCAtgggaattaaaaaaaatttttggtgctgaattaatataaaactctATGACAAGGTGTATTtatctaaataatttatgtaaatacacTTTTGTTAtgtcaaaatatgaaatcagCCTGAGAACAGTTTCTGGGAATACGTCACCTTATGTCGAGCCTACTTAAGAATTTGTATGACCATACCTGCTGgaaactattaaattattctaTTGCTTTGCAGTTCGCTTTGAAGCTACCCATGTTGACGGCTCCACTGCATCACACAGCACCAGCCATGGCCTGCGATGGGgtctttgtttatttgctttacgGCGGAGCCCTGTTAAAGATTGGCACCGGCTTTGGCGGCTCCTACAAGGGTCACATTTACGCACAGAACGATGAATTCAGCAGGGAACGCAGCGCCTGGTTGGGCTACAGTGCTGGACAATTGTATTTCCGGCGTAATTGCAAGCGTAGCGCCGATCAATTGCAACTCGTTGGCATGGACACATTGGCGGTCAAGTCAATGAATCCACTCAATATGCTTTCCATGCGCGAAGGACTCAACTATGTACTCTTCACGGACGATGATTCATTGCATGCCATTTGCAGCAATCGAGATGTACGTAACAATTTGGCTATATTGAGTGCATCTATTTGTTTAAACAACTTGGAATTCAAAGGAGCTCCCAGTTTTCTAAAATGAAGTTATACTTAAAGAAAGCAGAAGTTGGCAAATCGTAGATGAAAGATGAAGATagtctttttaaaaatagctatGGAAGTATAAAGTTGTCTAAATATTTCTTACTTTAATTCTCACAAATTCTGTTGACtacatttttaacaataacagcatATTTAAGTATGACATTCTATTAacataactttgaaattatttaacattcatTATTTCAAGTTCCTTGAGCTTCTTGAAAGTCAACAAAAGAATGCAAATGATAGACACTTTATAAGCCTAACCAATTAAGTAATAATTCTTTAAACGATTAACAGTATATTTACGTATTCCCTTCCTTTAACGTAACGTAAACTTcatgaattgaaaattgttattattaacagCAAAGTTAACGataacatattaatattatctacaattttataagttttatgtaattttcttAAGTTTCACTGAAGTCAGCAAGTTGTCAAGAGACTTACAGGAAATTACAGACATTCTATTACACTAACATATTCTTTTAGTTCGCTGTTAACTGTTAACAAAAGGACGCTGTTAATGTCACATTACATTTCACATTagcatttcaataatttaactgCCGATTTTCCTACTTCCAAgttgtttttccattttttttttaagctgctGAGATTGTGACttattttgtttgctcttTGCAGGACACACTGGTGGTAAAGAAGCTGAATCTATATCACAACAGTTACAGCAGCGAACCACCGCCATTTGAGTTGCCGTTGCAATTGGCACGAAAAAAGTTTCGCACGTTGGGATATGCGGCATTCGAGGATGAGCTGCTCAATCAACATCAGATTCAAAGGATTCAATCGGCGCACAACAGTTTTGAGCCGAAATTACCGCCACCGTGTCGAGATGCCGATGTCCTGGGCATGGCATGTGGCAAGGAGTTCGGTTTGGTGCGTGCCAGCAATGGCCGTGTCTATTATTATGGCAAATCCGCAGCATTGGGCCTAAAGTGTGTGGGAAGAACTCCCACATTGAAGCTGACTGAATTGATTGTCTCAAAGGCGGCGCACATTGTTCATGTGGCTGTTGGACATGATGGCATTCATGCGCTGCTCGTTAATGACGATGGAACCGTTTATTTTGCGGGCACTGCACGGCGTGGTGAGGATGGCGATAGCTCCAAGAATCGACGTCAACCGAAGGCGGTTAAACCCAAGAAGATGAGCAAAATTGATGGACACGTTGTGGTGCATGCTGCTTGCAACAATGGCACCTCAGCATTTGTCACAAAAACCGGAAAACTAATCATGTACGGCAAGGATACGGCACACTGTGATTCCATGGGATTTGTCAGTGAACTGTTGGACCAACATGTGACCAAAGTGGCACTGGGCAAGGCACATTGTGTTGCACTCAGTGCCAAGGGGCAACTGTTTACCTTCGGCCTTAATAATAAGGGCCAATGCGGACGTGTCTTTAACAAAATGATGCCTGTCAAGGATGTGCCGAGTTCATCCACCACATATGCTTTGCTTGGACAGCATGCGGACAAGTTTCGTCATAAAATTGACTTCTCCACGTTGTGCGACTACGATGATCATAATATGGTGCAGGGACAGTGTCGTGTCTGTGTCATGTGCCGCGAATGCACCGGCTACAATGTCAGCTGTGTCTCCTCGTTGAATGTGCCGCTCGAGCAGCGACTCGCCGGAAGCATTTGTCCATGTGGACACGGCGATGCGGGTTGCGCCAAGTGTGGATTGTGCTCCGCCTGCGTTGGCCTCCAGGAAAGCGAGCTTGGTAAGCAGCCATTGGTTAATCTCAATTAACAAAAGAGTTTAGGATAACATACTGTTAACGATTGATTGAAAAACTCATTGCAATATCGAAAACTTGTTTTTCGCGGAATCAAATATTGaacaacttaaataatttgtagacGATGAAttaagttgattaaatcgattttcatgaCAACTCAactataatttga of Drosophila innubila isolate TH190305 chromosome X, UK_Dinn_1.0, whole genome shotgun sequence contains these proteins:
- the LOC117782990 gene encoding transmembrane emp24 domain-containing protein 5 isoform X2 yields the protein MLKSMNLLQLLGISALLILGPTIPPVNGYDKEMTVYVDAGKKECLYHNVKVGEIIDFEYQVIDGGHGDLDISFSLLDPIGLIIVSDYKKPENMHQHEVLKEGDYRFCFDNSFSMFNRKTVFFELIVEREGDPNHGDQQWKEVDELTGLTPEEFYDMKVQDIMDFIGRIRMQLTKVRQLQDLLRSHEARDRNLAEANFQKVNNWSMLQVSAMIGVGLIQVFMLRSIFETRGRMHHFWSKLGI
- the LOC117782990 gene encoding transmembrane emp24 domain-containing protein 5 isoform X1; the protein is MLQLKSMNLLQLLGISALLILGPTIPPVNGYDKEMTVYVDAGKKECLYHNVKVGEIIDFEYQVIDGGHGDLDISFSLLDPIGLIIVSDYKKPENMHQHEVLKEGDYRFCFDNSFSMFNRKTVFFELIVEREGDPNHGDQQWKEVDELTGLTPEEFYDMKVQDIMDFIGRIRMQLTKVRQLQDLLRSHEARDRNLAEANFQKVNNWSMLQVSAMIGVGLIQVFMLRSIFETRGRMHHFWSKLGI
- the LOC117793578 gene encoding NADH dehydrogenase [ubiquinone] 1 beta subcomplex subunit 7, whose protein sequence is MGNALTHYMKPDVMPGPDVVPSFDPMLGFETRKERVMIATLEEMESAKLPLEDRDYCAHKLLAYHSCRSDKFPFVYQCAHQKHEYLTCEYEDYVLRMKEFERERRLLERQKRLNQAA